The genomic DNA catgcattctatcatcccatgcatttgatccattcatggactagcctttaatgtccatacatgcattcgacacatgcatgaatttgtagaaacattgcatctagccgtacatgcaccagcatttaatacttcttcattcatgagtgtggaatgcccaaaagagatgtttcttcattcatacattgtaccgtccaaaggaatgtacctacatgaaataaacaagtcattaagacatctcatgaacactcataaattcggcatgatgtgaacacattaatgtcatgcattaattcggctatgtgaacataatcaatttatataatgacaatgatatattaataacaaatattaatataagacaagtttaatgcttaaatgaatatgtgcaaattttatttaatgtattaaagacaaaaccgagtttaaactaaaatgagctaagttttagctcgtgagctaaagttgagctgaggctaaactcctaagctgaagttgagctaaggtttagctcgtgagctaaatatgagctatgAGTGAGCtcagtttagctcaggcaagttggatcgagcttgaataagctggatttgagctagacggagctcgtggagctggaaacgagctgggatcagcttgccaacatgtcaatgctcggcttgacagacttgctcgatgaagttcacGGGGGGTGCTcgtatcaataattttcaaatctgcactggactcggtttctaaaatttccttacctcgcttaccttcgggatcatgtagtgtgatttcatctttgcctaagttgatcgtatgaaaacatctttcatttgagaggtattgaagttgaaagttatctttcgatctttcgggaatctgaaaagtagcaacataagaaaaattcatatcttggttagtggaaacattcctcactagcctgtcctcgtctttttcttttgtttctttttctaactcattttctcttctttcttcaacttctttttcaattttcttttctgtttcacattccttttcactctcaatctcttttttctctttttcattctctttttctttttcctcacttgttttaacagaatttctcagtttgatttggtcctcatggactttttccggagtgagcggcactaaggtaagtttcttttcttgatgcttgaaagaatacctattggtacgaccatcgtgagtgacttttcggtccagttgccatggttctcctagcaacaaatggcaggcttgaataggcattacgtcgcacacaacttcgtcttgatacttaccgatagaaaaggcaatgcgcacttgttgagtgaccctaaattggccttcgttgctaagcccttgtagttgataaggttgtggatgcttggtagtggttaagcaaagcttttccaccatcgtcgtgctggctatgttcgagcaactttcaccatcaataataactctacaaagcttaccttgtacatggcagcgagtatgaaagagatgttctcgttgctgctcgctctttggttttgccaaagatgattgtccacgatcatgaaaatcatcatccattctagggacacgttgagggcttcacctatggggctggttatccctatcttccttaattggatctcgatattgatgtttttgattcaattgcacctcattgatggtagcagtcaaagttCGAAGAgtagcagcctgttcatccaactgttgttggaattttttaaatatgtcactattattatcacctgtagacattttttaaaacctgcaaaacactcaacactcaaaaataaaagttatcaaacctcaccgttaatcactcaaaaagaaaaaatcaaattctcaatgaggtcgaattcaatcttgtgagttctttatcagagtttatatcaaccaattagagagtgtgaaccaaactaccaaagaatcctaatttgcactaggatgccaaaaactgacgagacaccaattgattcgtgttgcaccgaggaagaagttgtgcacacgtttaaatcctactaacacaagaaacaagaaggtgttagataacgtaaaggaagaataaaggtaaataaatgaaaacctacagctaagaatcaataaaaattgctgaaaacagaaaacccgaaaaactgcggagtaacttgacaacttcgtttgaggtgttcccgatctctaaaaatcacgaaattaaatctggaatgtccttatacatttattttttgatctggaaagtttgggcaccaaattcaacccgctgaatctttttttaaatttttattgaatttcgtattttttgatttttttgacttttttgactgatttttttgcgttatattcaatcacagtgccaaaaatatgtatgtaaaatttcagatcaatcagacaacgtttacccaatcaaatgaattttttttgaacaatttttctgggtaaaactgctgtttgtgctttaaaaaatagagatcagtttagaaatcaaccaagaacacccaaaacgcccaaaatctgataccaaatgatatagggttgtgcgcggaccaagatcgagttgccaagtcacgagaaactcctacgaaagatcctagacgaacagatctgaaatcaaaacaaagattaagattaagatgaattagatttgaatttaaaattcccaaattcaattaaaagagcagcaagaacaaaagaaatagaatcgatgaatcaaacgaaattgagaagaaagaaaagatgcgaatctgccaaggaattgattcggccaagaatgcccaatttccagcaaacaattgattcccaaattgaaagaaatccaatcggccaaaccctaggaattggggatttttgggttcgaatgggtgctgccaataggagaacaacttaaacgatgagatcttgagtttaatcaatgctggaaaacaaacaagaacagcaaaatattagatgagaaatcggcacaagtataagtaaataaaagaaattgaacagcaaaaattaaaggataagtcctaaagatccttgaaatcccgaaagatttcacaaatctcttcaaacggctctaatctcccctccaaagaatatcgatggcaagaagaaggttgaagatggctcccacaatcaaaagattgttaaaacaacttctaaagaaaactcaagagagaattcttggagaaaaccccaaagaaaattctgcactcaacaaatctgaaatttgatagaacaaataataatgagatgtttttacaaagggtggctggccaatgcttatataggcctccaacaaatcctaatctcacaagtaactaataaaaaattaaacctaattaataaaataacaaggtaaattcggccatgcacttatatgggctattttgggccgaattttacatgtaatactcctaaagattaaaaaattaaattaaacaagtaagatgtttacaaattgggccctttgacattttggcctgattttcaactaagtatgaagaaatttcttgattgggctggattttggttattgggagatgtgatccggctcggttgattgagtcgattcacttgattgcccgatcgtcgacgaggaatagttgagttatcggaaataggatgaaataaggctaaagatgcggaagctttcagatggttttaaaggttggctaaggtgatggtaaatttataagggtagtaggctcgatttaagtataaaaataagaaaaatggaagttgataaatgaaggctcggttttgtaaaaagatattatagttgggtaaaatctaggatagtcggtggaatggatcaatgagcttaaacaccagaaacgattcaacactaaaagtgtcaccccgatttctattcggttcaaggtgggattgcggaattgtagaaggttgaacgccacaccaaagcaaggtgataagttcaaaagagaacggtagacgccactagcacgctagataagtcagatcgaaactcgtacgaatttagagaggagaaaactcactctttgaacaaagttcattcaaatgatcaaaagtcaaaagtcctttacaaatgaaagaaaacaaatatttataggcacatagatgaccattcaaattcggcatctaggtgttcacacaataataaaaatgttcacactaatgtattaaaatagttcataaattcggcagattcatgcactagctgaatggacactttcttcccccttagtttgtgcatgaatgcttagtcataaagaaaggcttcaagtgacttgtatgtgcaccaaaaggttgcattcatctccttgggacgttcatgcacttgtatggaccatgtatcttcataattaaacactttaatggcatgtaagttcataaatggtagcatgaacctagtaaattcgttctcccctttgtgcatgcacttaattcaatcaatgtgttgaattattgagttaattccttcccttggacgttcttgaacccatccatgcatgtgtagtagcctataggtcaattcaaagtgtgaacatgttcaaggagctctatggtcaacatagaattagttagcagctacttcttggccgaataagtgccttggaaagttaagagacagccaccatacatgcacttaagccattcatgcattctatcatcccatgcatttgatccattcatggactagcctttaatgtccatacatgcattcgacacatgcatgaatttgtagaaacattgcatctagccgtacatgcaccagcatttaatacttcttcattcatgagtgtggaatgcccaaaagagatgtttcttcattcatacattgtaccgtccaaaggaatgtacctacatgaaataaacaagtcattaagacatctcatgaacactcataaattcggcatgatgtgaacacattaatgtcatgcattaattcggctatgtgaacataatcaatttatataatgacaatgatatattaataacaaatattaatataagacaagtttaatgcttaaatgaatatgtgcaaattttatttaatgtattaaagacaaaaccgagtttaaactaaaatgagctaagttttagctcgtgagctaaagttgagctgagggtaaactcctaagctgaagttgagctaaggtttagctcgtgagctaaatatgagctaggagtgagctcggtttagctcaggcaagttggatcgagcttgaataagctggatttgagctagacggagctcgtggagctggaaacgagctgggatcagcttgccaacatgtcaatgctcggcttgacagacttgctcgatgaagttcgcggggcgtgctcgtatcattcccccctcttttaggcgacttgtcctcaagtcgagccgtttgtccatgggagaactttgactcatgcatggttttccttggtcaaatgggatggaagatgtcacacaaacctgaaaaattcttaccacagccaataaaaagaaactcaaaggagtcaattTCAAATGtattcgatagttcataaaatattcattcaatcgaacatatgccaaaaatctcaattggacaaagcaagcatacataaatttatcaaagagtttcgttagaccattgttacaaacatgaaaactaagttggatcaagggataattggttaaaaacgatggtaggcacttaaacacattattcctcatccaaaacattttaatttctttaatcgaatatagtaactcatttggtcctttgtcttgctcatgcaaggtatgccatggccaaaggtatgctaattcttcctttcatttttgaacaacatgaggggagtctccaaattccaacgtaataatcacgtcatcacaattccaaaaggaaaaatccatcacatcaaagtataaataatttccaaacaaccaatcaatggaattttcaacttcaatcgaagtgagcaaagatatttgaaaattttcagatgacttaccttgacgaatatgaagagaagaaaattgaggattgggtttacctttctcagtcaaaatgaatcttctctctttggatagataacgtaagacaaacctattacttcgataaatttgaataggtggtgacgcaccatgacatgtcttgctcctcgaggggtggaattcaaaaaaataagacgagttagtattatcgaaaactatggacttaaatggaaaaggaaagttaccatggaaatttgattcaattccaaaaacataggttggacttaccttctcgaaatgaaatgaaaatttcaaatgtggccaaacaaggtgattaataaatgaatcaaaattgaaacccaaatcattgaatttcaccttcttatcaaaagttcgaacttcaagcaaacatgatttcaatgtaaatgatgcaaagcgcttaatgtttccataaaatgaattcatgtagcaaataccaggcttgaacacacgaacttgattaggaattccaacaagcaacatattagaagaagatataatcaactcaccacacgaattatatttcactagtttaaacacacatgttgatttgacaaaaccgagcataccaaaatgcaaaggttcatacttcaagagtattaatcgggaatgcaaatcactacatggaaatttcacacaaaaactcaaagattgttcatgaagaacacaattgcacataccatgtgaagatcttttaacatggatgccaaacaaagaatttttaacgaacatgcaacttttcaaacaggcagatttatcacaaatcaattgagcaggcatatttaaacataaagatttaacacatgagttcaaaaagtttgtagggtcaaacacatgagaatttttacgtgacagactttgatcaaacatgttcaaaatttgcttagggaaaactaatccaatgttgtcaacaaatttgccaatgtagtaatcgtcataaaaaaaactgtatatggcaccttttaaaacaaaatcgttaacaacagtaagtgaacaaaaattatccaaatcaagtgactttgattcgataaacaaagaatccttaccttccttaccttcaatcgcaagtgggtggtagtcattcgcgaacttacctttttcgaacaacctaaaacacctctcgtttggaaggtaatgtagatggaattggtcacacaaacttctaggaacctgaaaagttaactcacaagaagatcgaacaggtgggttagtggaaataatcctcacttgctcacttgttttctcactcgattcgttttcttctggatcactcgtttcttttgtttcaatttctttttcatcttctttttcactctcaaatttcttttcatttcctttttcattttctttttgcttttcaaaggctttttcaaaggctttttcaagttctctcaagattcgctcattttctctcttacttgcctcttgcctctcttttctttttatttcattttctttttcttctcttgctttttctttttcttttcttttctttgttttctctttacaagaatgtacaaaagaacgatgagaatacaaatcttgttcgaaagatgaagaactatttgcatatgattcacaatcaaaacttcgtgaagaatactccgggtaagatttctttgaagatctagtaggagtatgtctttctcttcgaacgccatcttggaatgaatcaaaatcgtaatcagcttctcgtcttctcaaatttcttgatgaaaaggactttcgatcgaagtcacttctcgaattcgctgatgaatatgcgtcatagtataaatctctttgtctcgaagtagatggcgaaaaggaatcacgataggaactttttcttaagtagtagtcgggggtatatctccgtggggttcttggttccgttttacgacttgaagaaactcgatcactttggtctcgtttagttgccattcttcgcttttcttgaaccaaatattggtattccgattcggtgaactcttcgtatgacatgatttttgttgctaaaaagaaaatgttagatcacaaaacaaaataaaaaaatgaagtacctcaccacaaacctcacaatttcgctcggaaagaaaattggataacactccactcgtgtttacacttgtctaatggcttttgctcgctctaatgtactcaccactcgtgccttttttcgctcgtctcactctcgtgaattcgtattttgtttcaagaagacttattgcggcttagagggtcggcttcaaatgggttacaagggataacgtcgggtgtagggtaggctaaacaaagaaaaataaaaaatcaaagtatgtgtggcgtttggggGGGTAGcgggaatggtaaaatgaatggatgctcggaagcaacaaaaaaacaaaataaaactcacaagacttttcacttttgtttttttcttttttttaactcgatttttttgtcacttttttttccttttttttcgatttttttttgaatttttttttgaatttcttctccttttttttaaatccaatatagtaaacaaaatacaaggaagagaagaaaaaaattaaattccaactcaaaatttttttttgaattttttttttgacttcctttttttttattttttttcgttatgaacctactccgagcttggtacgaacgtcggcactcctcattttagtagctctgataccaaatgatgtgatccggctcggttgattgagtcgattcacttgattgcccgatcgtcgacgaggaatagttgagttataggaaataggatgaaataaggctaaagatgcggaagctttcagatggttttaaaggttggctaaggtgatggtaaatttataagggtagtaggctcgatttaagtataaaaataagaaaaatggaagttgataaatgaaggctcggttttgtaaaaagatattatagttgggtaaaatctaggatagtcggtggaatggataaatgagcttaaacaccagaaacgattcaacactaaaagtgtcacccggATTTCTATTcagttcaaggtgggattgcggaattgtagaaggttgaacgccacaccaaagcaaggtgattagttcaaaagagaacgatagacgccactagcacgctagataagtcagatcgaaactcgtacgaatttagagaggagaaaactcactctttgaacaaagttcattcaaatgatcaaaagtcaaaagtcctttacaaatgaaagaaaacaaatatttataggcacatagatgaccattcaaattcggcatctaggtgttcacacaataataaaaatgttcacactaatgtattaaaatagttcataaattcggcagattcatgcactagctgaatggacactttcttcccccttagtttgtgcatgaatgcttagtcataaagaaaggcttcaagtgacttgtatgtgcaccaaaaggttgcattcatctccttgggacgttcatgcacttgtatggaccatgtatcttcataattaaacactttaatggcatgtaagttcataaatggtagcatgaacctagtaaattcgttctcccctttgtgcatgcacttaattcaatcaatgtgttgaattattgagttaattccttcccttggacgttcttgaacccatccatgcatgtgtagtagcctataggtcaattcaaagtgtgaacatgttcaaggagctctatggtcaacatagaattagttagcagctacttcttggccgaataagtgccttggaaagttaagagacagccaccatacatgcacttaagccattcatgcattctatcatcccatgcatttgatccattcatggactagcctttaatgtccatacatgcattcgacacatgcatgaatttgtagaaacattgcatctagccgtacatgcaccagcatttaatacttcttcattcatgagtgtggaatgcccaaaagagatgtttcttcattcatacattgtaccgtccaaaggaatgtacctacatgaaataaacaagtcattaagacatctcatgaacactcataaattcggcatgatgtgaacacattaatgtcatgcattaattcggctatgtgaacataatcaatttatataatgacaatgatatattaataacaaatattaatataagacaagtttaatgcttaaatgaatatgtgcaaattttatttaatgtattaaagacaaaaccgagtttaaactaaaatgagctaagttttagctcgtgagctaaagttgagctgagggtaaactcctaagctgaagttgagctaaggtttagctcgtgagctaaatatgagcttggagtgagctcggtttagctcaggcaagttggatcgagcttgaataagctggatttgagctagacggagctcgtggagctggaaacgagctgggatcagcttgccaacatgtcaatgctcggcttgacagacttgctcgatgaagttcgcggggcgtgctcgtatcattgggcctcgccttcaagaatttgggcttgtgatccatctcctaccgaaattgggtcgttgacgctcgtaatggagatccaacgcgctttggctgcaagattcggtttcttggaccaagatttctaagatttgaaatcttgattttcttgattcttgaaatcgctccgaacagcaaaattgggccaagattcgatttcttgattttcttgaaaacaagaaagtgaatcttgattttcttgatttgagcccatcaccttcttaagcttgggttgggcctttgtgactcgtatcaagtGAACTACTCCTCCACTTGATAAAAGGAGCATAGAAGAGGAGACTATTTGGATACATAATCAACTTGTAACGAATTCATATATATTGTTCTGCAAGAAAAGAACTGAAGAAAGATCTATAAAGGTATCTGTTCTACTGAACAAAATTAAGAAGGAAGATATTATGAGGTTCCTAGAATTGCATCATGTGGAGAAGTTTGATGTAAGTATACTAAAACTTTTGTTCGAAGTTTGAAATTAAAATGCAAACTTACATGCTTGTTTTCTCTCTATGCTAGGTTCCATTTATTGCCATGTATAGGAAAGAGCAATGTCTGAGTCTACTGGATGATTTTGAGCAAAATGAGGCTAAGAatgaagataatgatgatgttggacaAGCAAGGCAATTGAAGTGGCATAAGGtaagttttttattaaatttttgctTATGTGCCAAGAGTCGAGAGTGGCTCAGATGCCTTAATCAATGGCCGAGCCATAATAATGGTCTTTATACTGTGATGGTATACTGAAAGTGTGACTTCCAAGAGCAAGTTCTATTTACTGCATTATTTTCAGGTATTTTGGATTATAAAAGAATTAGACATGTGGTT from Gossypium hirsutum isolate 1008001.06 unplaced genomic scaffold, Gossypium_hirsutum_v2.1 scaffold_242, whole genome shotgun sequence includes the following:
- the LOC121226517 gene encoding transcription elongation factor SPT6 homolog, yielding MRFLELHHVEKFDVPFIAMYRKEQCLSLLDDFEQNEAKNEDNDDVGQARQLKWHKKRKSVLQMQQKKIYDEECLKIDNSEKYTLNK